A genomic region of Elephas maximus indicus isolate mEleMax1 chromosome 10, mEleMax1 primary haplotype, whole genome shotgun sequence contains the following coding sequences:
- the LOC126083907 gene encoding 40S ribosomal protein S27-like, whose amino-acid sequence MDVKCPGCYKITTVFSHAQPVVLCVGCSTVLCQPTGGKARLTEGCSFRQKQH is encoded by the coding sequence ATGGATGTGAAATGCCCAGGATGCTACAAAATCACCACAGTATTTAGCCATGCACAACCAGTAGTTTTGTGTGTTGGCTGCTCCACTGTCCTCTGCCAGCCTACAGGAGGAAAAGCAAGGCTTACAGAAGGATGCTCCTTCAGACAGAAGCAGCACTAA